The Planctomycetaceae bacterium genome has a segment encoding these proteins:
- the rpsU gene encoding 30S ribosomal protein S21: MVKLRLRDNENVNDAVKRFRKLVEHAGVKKEMRKREFYEKPSDERRRTRRRSELRAKRAQSQPDIGG; this comes from the coding sequence GTGGTTAAGTTGCGTTTGCGTGATAATGAAAATGTGAATGATGCGGTCAAGCGATTCCGGAAACTCGTGGAACATGCCGGAGTCAAAAAGGAAATGCGCAAACGCGAATTCTACGAAAAGCCAAGCGACGAACGACGGCGCACCCGTCGCCGATCGGAGTTGCGAGCCAAGCGAGCACAGTCTCAGCCGGACATCGGCGGCTGA
- the wecB gene encoding UDP-N-acetylglucosamine 2-epimerase (non-hydrolyzing), with amino-acid sequence MKLLCVFGTRPEAIKMAPVVRAAQRHPKAHPVICSTGQHREMLDQVLRYFRIRPDIELKLMTDRQTLSDLTARCLTGLSAAIEQHRPDCVIGQGDTTTAFCAGMAAFYAGLPYVHVEAGLRTDDIRSPFPEEFNRRVCSLTATLHCAPTQTAARNLRKEGFDADSIVVTGNTVLDALHWTVDQERLNSATWVLKHPNLAQQRMVLITAHRRENHGDGIRNLCAAIAELADRFTVVQFVYPVHLNPNIRQPVQERLSGRSNVHLIAPAEYPEFVWLMDQATLILSDSGGVQEEAPSLGKPVLVTRDSTERPEALAAGATRLIGTDPQRVVSEVTRLLTDKAAYAAMQVDENPYGDGRAAERIVDLVVTRFGSVDRTLVLHGGKST; translated from the coding sequence ATGAAACTGCTGTGTGTCTTCGGCACTCGTCCCGAAGCAATCAAGATGGCACCGGTCGTCAGGGCCGCTCAGCGACATCCGAAAGCCCATCCCGTCATTTGTTCCACAGGTCAGCATCGGGAAATGCTGGACCAGGTGCTGCGGTACTTCCGGATTCGCCCGGACATTGAACTGAAGCTGATGACCGACCGCCAGACGCTGTCAGATCTGACCGCTCGCTGCCTGACCGGTCTGTCGGCCGCCATCGAACAGCACCGTCCGGATTGTGTGATCGGACAGGGCGACACAACGACCGCTTTCTGTGCCGGGATGGCGGCGTTCTACGCGGGGCTGCCGTATGTTCATGTGGAGGCCGGACTGCGGACCGACGACATTCGGTCGCCGTTTCCGGAAGAATTCAACCGTCGTGTGTGTTCGCTGACAGCGACGCTGCACTGTGCTCCCACGCAGACAGCGGCGCGAAACCTGCGGAAGGAAGGGTTCGACGCCGACAGCATCGTTGTCACGGGGAACACAGTTCTGGACGCGCTGCACTGGACCGTCGACCAGGAACGCCTGAACTCCGCGACATGGGTGCTGAAGCATCCCAATCTGGCGCAGCAGCGGATGGTCCTGATTACGGCCCACCGGCGAGAAAATCACGGCGACGGGATTCGCAATCTGTGTGCGGCCATCGCGGAACTGGCGGACCGGTTTACGGTCGTGCAGTTCGTCTACCCCGTGCATCTGAATCCGAACATCCGACAGCCAGTCCAGGAACGACTTTCCGGCCGCTCAAATGTCCACCTGATCGCCCCGGCGGAATATCCGGAGTTCGTCTGGCTGATGGATCAGGCGACGCTGATTCTGAGCGATTCCGGCGGAGTTCAGGAAGAAGCGCCGTCGCTGGGAAAACCGGTGCTGGTGACTCGCGACAGTACGGAACGCCCGGAAGCGCTGGCGGCGGGAGCCACGCGGCTGATCGGCACCGACCCGCAGCGCGTGGTCAGTGAGGTGACTCGACTGCTGACGGACAAGGCTGCCTACGCCGCCATGCAGGTCGACGAGAATCCCTATGGCGATGGTCGAGCGGCGGAGCGAATCGTGGACCTGGTCGTCACGCGATTCGGCAGTGTCGACAGAACGCTCGTTCTTCACGGCGGCAAGTCGACGTAA
- a CDS encoding glycosyltransferase family 39 protein yields the protein MTTQVAIPDPAVIRRPDSRRKPEETAQELPDDASAAPMTSALWWLVLVLLPLLLHVAVVQPDEPIFGGDSNRHVMTSVFFRDLLVDGDMTHPKQYAEQYFEQYPALGLLIWPPFFHGVAGLVMTVFGTSVVVPRMVVLAFHLIAVAALYGIVSRRFDARFSQIVALVFAISPLVFEYSRYVMLETPALALCLVSLHQFDAWLHNNRRRCLVIAALMAAFAALTRFDAAILLPTYLLAIAFHRSGDKRHAAGSAPAAAMGRDASGDSAPATQESGTPSVSLPTNRWSQLLQRDVIISAVLALAVVAPPYAVILKEAGGLHLQQASQSVGLAEDEGDDVGFLHSRNFFYYPSCLPEQMSWPVTIFFVAGLLVSLKRPLRQKSGLFWALLLATYLLLTPLAELRSRHAIYWVPAVAFFATLGAAGVAAWCQQRMPASVRKAALIAVYGLLIVSPAVASWSLPEYRVTGYRQAAEFVLQHSQPGSRVFFDGWWDGNFTYHMRSLDASRSRTVIRGDRLLYDFTCVPDTDFQQYVETSGEILAALSDADVEFLVLEQPQFFQKVEIAEQLRNVVAEHPERFERVASFPVQSTMKDLPAFSLEIYSVRK from the coding sequence ATGACAACACAGGTCGCAATCCCGGACCCCGCAGTGATTCGCAGGCCCGATTCCCGCCGGAAGCCCGAAGAAACGGCGCAAGAGCTTCCCGATGACGCTTCGGCTGCGCCCATGACGTCCGCGCTGTGGTGGTTGGTGCTGGTCCTGCTGCCGCTGCTGCTGCACGTCGCTGTTGTGCAGCCGGATGAACCGATCTTCGGCGGCGATTCCAATCGGCACGTGATGACCTCCGTGTTCTTTCGCGACCTGCTTGTCGATGGCGACATGACTCACCCGAAGCAGTACGCCGAGCAGTACTTCGAACAGTATCCGGCTCTGGGACTGCTGATCTGGCCGCCGTTCTTTCATGGAGTCGCCGGTCTGGTGATGACTGTGTTCGGCACATCGGTGGTCGTTCCTCGCATGGTTGTGCTGGCGTTCCACCTGATCGCAGTCGCCGCGCTTTATGGAATCGTCAGTCGCCGCTTCGACGCTCGCTTCAGCCAGATCGTTGCGCTGGTGTTTGCCATTTCGCCGCTGGTGTTTGAATACAGCCGCTATGTGATGCTGGAAACTCCCGCGCTGGCGCTGTGCCTGGTGTCCCTGCACCAGTTCGACGCGTGGCTTCACAACAACCGGCGCCGCTGCCTGGTCATTGCGGCACTGATGGCTGCGTTCGCCGCGCTGACGCGATTCGACGCGGCCATCCTGCTGCCGACATATCTGCTGGCAATTGCGTTTCATCGCAGCGGTGACAAACGGCACGCGGCAGGCAGCGCGCCCGCCGCTGCCATGGGGCGGGATGCATCCGGAGACTCGGCACCAGCGACACAAGAATCGGGGACACCGTCAGTGTCATTGCCGACAAACCGCTGGTCCCAACTTCTGCAGCGAGACGTCATCATCAGTGCTGTCCTGGCCCTGGCTGTCGTTGCGCCGCCGTATGCCGTCATTCTGAAGGAAGCCGGCGGCCTGCACCTGCAACAGGCATCGCAGTCAGTCGGACTCGCCGAAGACGAAGGCGACGACGTCGGCTTTCTGCATTCACGCAACTTCTTCTACTACCCGAGTTGTCTGCCGGAACAGATGAGCTGGCCGGTAACGATCTTCTTTGTGGCGGGACTTTTGGTTTCACTGAAACGACCGCTGCGGCAGAAGTCCGGCCTGTTCTGGGCGCTGCTGCTGGCGACGTATCTGCTGCTGACGCCGCTGGCTGAACTGCGTTCCCGACATGCCATCTACTGGGTGCCGGCAGTTGCGTTCTTCGCCACATTGGGAGCCGCCGGTGTCGCGGCCTGGTGTCAGCAACGTATGCCCGCCTCCGTGAGAAAGGCTGCGCTGATCGCCGTTTATGGCTTGTTGATCGTCAGTCCGGCGGTCGCATCCTGGTCGCTTCCGGAATACCGAGTTACCGGCTACCGGCAGGCAGCGGAGTTCGTGCTGCAGCATTCTCAGCCCGGTTCGCGAGTCTTCTTTGACGGCTGGTGGGACGGCAACTTCACGTATCACATGCGTTCGCTTGACGCATCTCGCTCGCGAACCGTCATTCGCGGTGACCGGTTGCTGTACGACTTCACGTGCGTTCCTGACACAGACTTCCAGCAATACGTGGAAACCAGCGGTGAAATTCTCGCGGCACTGTCGGACGCCGATGTGGAATTCCTCGTGCTGGAACAGCCTCAGTTCTTTCAAAAAGTGGAGATTGCCGAACAGCTTCGAAACGTGGTTGCCGAACACCCGGAGCGATTCGAACGTGTTGCCTCGTTTCCTGTTCAATCCACGATGAAGGATCTGCCGGCGTTTTCTCTTGAGATCTATTCCGTCCGGAAATAA
- a CDS encoding polysaccharide deacetylase family protein yields MSQPIASLSLDLDNKWSYMKTHGDAGWDRYPTYLDVVVPRFLSVLDARSLKMTVFVVGQDASREENFESLASISAAGHEIGNHSFNHEPWLHLYSEQDLVSELARTEEHLERVTGQCPIGFRGPGFSFSETLLKVLIRRGYQYDCSTFPTVLGPLARMYYFMSTRLSREEREERKQLFGKVSEGFRSLKPYEWKFEEGTLTEIPVTTMPLFRVPIHASYVLYLAQFSKHLARAYWKTALSMCRLTRVAPSLLLHPLDFMGCDDDRDLAFFPAMKQPSEPKISLVAEMLDEMSRHFDVRPMCDHAAAVKAGSRTAVSSFGRPPRESTPAEVVMT; encoded by the coding sequence ATGTCTCAGCCCATTGCCAGTCTGTCGCTGGATCTCGACAACAAATGGTCGTACATGAAGACTCACGGCGACGCCGGGTGGGATCGCTATCCCACGTACCTGGACGTCGTGGTGCCGCGTTTCCTGAGCGTGCTGGATGCTCGCAGCCTGAAGATGACAGTGTTCGTCGTCGGCCAGGACGCGTCGCGTGAAGAGAACTTCGAGTCGCTGGCGTCGATTTCCGCGGCGGGTCATGAAATCGGCAACCATTCGTTCAACCACGAACCCTGGCTGCACCTGTACAGCGAACAGGATCTCGTCAGCGAACTGGCTCGCACGGAAGAACACCTGGAGCGAGTCACCGGACAGTGCCCGATCGGTTTTCGCGGCCCCGGTTTCAGTTTCAGCGAAACTCTGCTGAAGGTGCTGATCCGGCGCGGATATCAGTACGACTGCTCAACGTTTCCAACGGTGCTCGGACCGCTGGCTCGGATGTACTACTTCATGTCCACAAGGCTCAGCCGGGAAGAACGGGAAGAGCGCAAACAGTTGTTCGGCAAAGTCAGCGAAGGCTTCCGTTCGCTGAAGCCCTACGAATGGAAGTTTGAAGAAGGCACGCTGACTGAGATTCCCGTCACGACAATGCCGCTGTTTCGTGTTCCGATTCATGCCAGTTACGTGCTGTACCTGGCACAGTTTTCGAAGCACCTGGCACGGGCATATTGGAAGACCGCGCTGTCGATGTGCCGGTTGACGCGAGTTGCTCCGTCACTGCTGCTGCATCCACTGGACTTCATGGGCTGCGACGATGACCGCGACCTGGCATTCTTTCCGGCGATGAAACAGCCGTCCGAACCAAAGATCAGCCTGGTCGCGGAGATGCTGGACGAAATGAGCCGGCACTTTGACGTACGTCCGATGTGCGACCACGCGGCAGCCGTCAAGGCCGGTTCGCGAACGGCCGTGTCTTCGTTCGGCAGGCCGCCGCGAGAATCAACTCCGGCAGAAGTTGTGATGACATGA
- a CDS encoding NAD(P)/FAD-dependent oxidoreductase, with amino-acid sequence MHESAELVTTIPERRSSRVSRSWAVVGGGMLGMTIAWRLAQQGYRVTLFESRTNAGGLADSWRIGDITWDRHYHVTLMSDLLVRELLKELRLDDQMEWVETKTGFFTDGQLYSMSNTVEFLRFPPLSMIDKLRLGGTIFYGSRLKNWKKLEQISVEDWLTKLSGRRTFEKMWLPLLRSKLGECWRDTSAAFIWATIARMYAARRSGLKKEMFGYVRGGYAVILKRFEEQLRQAGVDIRCGTPVLSVESGPEGSVMVGTRRDEEFFDRAVTTVPSPVVSRVLPQLTDRERQLHEGIRYHGLVCASLLLKQPLSHYYVTNITDGRVPFTAVIEMSALVDRQQLGGHSLIYLPRYATPDDDIFIRTDAEIQSEFVSALERMYPHFSSDDVVDFRVSRVRHVFALPTLGYSRQLAPVATSIPNIFAVNSSHIVNGTLNVNETVRLANDFVRQHAPRCPSER; translated from the coding sequence ATGCATGAATCCGCGGAACTTGTGACAACAATTCCTGAACGCCGGTCGTCGCGAGTCTCCCGATCATGGGCCGTCGTAGGCGGCGGCATGCTGGGAATGACGATTGCCTGGCGGCTTGCTCAGCAGGGCTATCGAGTCACGCTGTTTGAATCTCGGACAAACGCCGGAGGACTGGCTGACTCCTGGCGCATCGGTGACATCACGTGGGACCGGCACTACCACGTCACGCTGATGTCCGATCTGCTGGTGCGCGAACTGCTGAAGGAACTGCGGCTGGACGACCAGATGGAGTGGGTCGAAACGAAGACCGGCTTCTTCACCGACGGCCAACTGTATTCGATGTCCAACACGGTGGAATTCCTCCGGTTTCCTCCGCTAAGCATGATCGACAAGCTGCGGCTCGGCGGCACGATCTTCTACGGTTCCAGGTTGAAGAACTGGAAGAAGCTGGAGCAGATTTCCGTTGAAGACTGGCTGACGAAGCTCTCCGGACGCCGCACGTTTGAAAAGATGTGGCTGCCGCTGCTGCGGTCAAAACTCGGAGAATGCTGGCGAGACACTTCGGCGGCATTCATCTGGGCAACAATTGCGCGGATGTACGCGGCCCGGCGATCAGGGCTGAAGAAGGAGATGTTCGGCTATGTTCGCGGCGGCTATGCGGTCATTCTGAAACGGTTTGAAGAACAGCTTCGGCAGGCCGGCGTCGACATTCGCTGCGGGACTCCCGTTCTGAGCGTCGAATCGGGGCCGGAAGGATCGGTGATGGTCGGAACGCGCCGCGACGAGGAATTCTTCGACCGCGCTGTCACCACTGTTCCGTCACCGGTCGTGTCGCGCGTTCTGCCGCAACTGACCGACCGCGAACGACAACTCCATGAGGGGATTCGTTATCACGGCCTGGTCTGTGCGTCGCTGTTGCTGAAGCAGCCGCTGTCTCACTACTACGTCACGAACATCACCGACGGTCGTGTGCCGTTCACAGCCGTAATTGAAATGTCGGCGCTGGTGGACCGGCAGCAGCTGGGCGGCCATTCGCTGATCTACCTGCCGCGTTACGCGACCCCGGACGACGACATTTTCATTCGCACGGACGCCGAGATTCAAAGTGAATTCGTTTCCGCTCTGGAACGCATGTACCCGCATTTTTCGTCGGACGATGTGGTCGACTTCCGCGTTTCGCGAGTCCGTCACGTGTTCGCGCTGCCGACACTCGGCTACTCCCGGCAACTGGCTCCGGTTGCAACGTCGATACCGAACATCTTTGCCGTGAACTCCTCGCATATCGTCAACGGCACACTGAATGTCAACGAAACCGTCAGGCTCGCAAACGACTTTGTCAGGCAACACGCACCACGGTGTCCTTCAGAACGCTGA
- a CDS encoding acyltransferase — translation MPVRIHPTAIIEDNVQIGHGTSVWDNVHIRHHATLGSECIVGGKSTIAYGVMIGNRVKINSNVYICNAVTIEDGVMISAGTIFTNDRFPRAATSDLKQLRSSDPDEHTLPTLVREGATIGAGCLIGCDLTIGRFAMIGMGSIVTKSVPDFHLVLGSPARSVGCVCRCGLPIHRFEADDERPVEITCDCGLMYVISRRTVHERSFGASDDVAQRETSRHA, via the coding sequence ATGCCCGTTCGCATTCATCCGACCGCAATCATCGAAGACAACGTGCAGATCGGTCACGGCACGAGTGTCTGGGACAATGTCCACATCCGTCACCATGCGACGCTGGGCAGCGAATGCATTGTCGGCGGAAAGTCGACGATTGCGTACGGCGTGATGATCGGCAACCGCGTGAAAATCAATTCCAACGTGTACATCTGCAATGCCGTTACGATTGAAGACGGCGTCATGATCAGCGCGGGAACGATCTTCACCAACGACCGCTTTCCCCGTGCGGCGACATCGGACCTGAAACAGCTTCGCAGCTCGGATCCCGACGAACACACGCTGCCGACTCTGGTTCGCGAAGGAGCGACGATCGGTGCCGGTTGCCTGATCGGCTGCGACCTGACGATCGGTCGTTTCGCGATGATCGGCATGGGTTCGATCGTTACGAAATCCGTGCCTGACTTTCATCTGGTGCTGGGCAGTCCCGCTCGATCGGTGGGCTGCGTTTGCCGCTGCGGACTGCCGATTCACCGTTTTGAAGCCGACGATGAGCGGCCGGTGGAAATCACCTGCGACTGCGGGCTGATGTACGTTATCAGCCGGCGAACGGTCCACGAACGCAGCTTCGGTGCGTCTGATGACGTTGCTCAGCGGGAGACTTCGCGTCATGCATGA
- a CDS encoding Gfo/Idh/MocA family oxidoreductase, whose amino-acid sequence MIMPTTPTFVIVGAGGISKAYAQAFADGLPFHLLGVADIRIQAAEELAETVGCKAFDCVETMIDQIQPTAAIVCTPPSTHPDICVKLMNRGVNVLCEKPLAISTAEARRMADAARACDVTFTMGSKFRFVQDVQTAKQIIASGSLGDVILFENTFAGFVDMSKRWNSKPEISGGGVLIDNGTHSVDILRFLLGSIVDLQVVEGRRIQNLDVEDTARLFARTASGAMGSIDLSWSMNKVQPHFISIYGSKGTLLIGWKESRYQLAGQNDWTVFGNGYDKVAAFRNQLTNFVAAIRGEEELVITAEDGIASVSVIEAAYEALRGECWYRVADGDPGSRIGSQNPQPVI is encoded by the coding sequence ATGATCATGCCCACGACTCCCACTTTCGTCATTGTCGGTGCCGGCGGCATCTCAAAGGCGTACGCCCAGGCGTTTGCCGATGGCCTGCCGTTTCATCTTCTGGGAGTGGCCGACATTCGCATACAGGCCGCTGAAGAACTGGCCGAGACTGTCGGTTGCAAAGCGTTTGACTGCGTCGAAACGATGATCGACCAGATTCAGCCGACCGCGGCGATCGTTTGTACTCCGCCGTCGACCCATCCGGACATCTGCGTGAAGCTGATGAACCGCGGTGTCAACGTGCTGTGCGAAAAGCCGCTGGCGATCTCCACGGCCGAAGCGCGACGAATGGCGGATGCCGCCCGCGCCTGCGATGTCACGTTCACGATGGGTTCGAAGTTCCGGTTTGTTCAGGACGTTCAGACGGCAAAACAGATCATTGCCTCCGGCAGCCTGGGTGACGTGATTCTGTTTGAAAACACGTTCGCCGGATTTGTCGACATGTCGAAGCGGTGGAACAGCAAACCGGAAATCAGCGGCGGAGGCGTGCTGATTGACAATGGCACGCATTCCGTCGACATCCTGAGATTCCTGCTGGGTTCGATCGTGGACCTGCAGGTTGTCGAAGGCCGGCGCATTCAGAATCTGGACGTCGAAGACACGGCTCGACTGTTCGCCCGCACCGCGTCCGGAGCCATGGGCAGCATCGACCTGTCCTGGAGCATGAACAAGGTCCAGCCGCACTTCATCAGTATCTACGGTTCCAAAGGGACACTGCTGATCGGCTGGAAGGAATCCCGGTATCAGCTTGCCGGTCAGAATGACTGGACGGTCTTTGGCAATGGATACGACAAGGTCGCCGCGTTCCGGAATCAACTGACAAACTTCGTCGCGGCGATCCGCGGTGAGGAAGAACTGGTCATCACGGCCGAAGACGGAATCGCTTCCGTCAGCGTGATTGAAGCCGCGTACGAAGCCCTGCGAGGCGAATGCTGGTATCGGGTGGCCGACGGTGACCCCGGCAGCCGCATCGGTTCACAGAATCCGCAGCCGGTCATTTAG
- a CDS encoding DegT/DnrJ/EryC1/StrS family aminotransferase produces MTDFMNLPSDQDSTGRTLGAEELELLRQCIESGTLTSTKGAFVRKLESSFAEKLGSRHAFACSSGTAAVHCAIAAINPEPGDEIITTSITDMGALTPIIYQGAIPVFADVDPATYNVTARTIAACISDKAKAIIVTHLFGNPCDMDAIMELAKKHNIPVIEDCAQSFLSSYRDRMVGTIGAVGCFSLQQGKHITTGEGGLVVTDDDALARRMYLYINKAWGYGDAKPDHYFVALNYRMSELQGAVAVAQLAKLENVVASRVRLADSLTKELLGIPGIETPAVTPDSVHTYWKYCLRIDERVIEGGAVALGASLREKGIACAPRYIQKPAFECQVIREQVTFGTSRWPFTLARPEAVDYSRERFVGTWDALQHVLVLPFNELYTDEHIAYLATNIRDAASALTAKKALV; encoded by the coding sequence ATGACAGACTTCATGAACCTGCCTTCCGACCAGGATTCCACCGGCCGAACTCTGGGAGCCGAAGAACTGGAACTGCTTCGGCAGTGCATTGAATCCGGCACTTTGACCAGCACGAAGGGCGCGTTCGTCAGGAAGCTGGAATCGTCCTTCGCGGAAAAGCTGGGCAGCCGGCACGCCTTTGCCTGCAGCAGCGGGACGGCGGCCGTTCACTGTGCGATCGCCGCAATTAATCCGGAACCCGGTGACGAGATCATCACCACGTCCATCACGGACATGGGAGCGCTGACGCCGATCATTTATCAGGGCGCGATTCCTGTGTTCGCGGACGTCGATCCGGCCACGTACAACGTCACGGCCCGGACGATTGCCGCATGCATCAGTGACAAGGCGAAAGCCATCATCGTCACTCACCTGTTCGGCAATCCGTGCGACATGGACGCCATCATGGAACTGGCGAAGAAGCACAACATTCCGGTGATTGAAGACTGTGCTCAGTCGTTTCTGTCCAGCTATCGCGATCGGATGGTCGGGACGATCGGAGCCGTCGGCTGCTTCAGTCTGCAGCAGGGCAAACACATCACCACTGGGGAGGGCGGACTGGTTGTGACCGACGATGATGCTCTGGCTCGCCGCATGTACCTATACATCAACAAGGCGTGGGGTTACGGAGATGCAAAGCCGGATCATTACTTTGTCGCGCTGAACTACAGGATGAGCGAACTGCAGGGCGCCGTCGCGGTGGCTCAGCTTGCGAAACTGGAAAACGTGGTCGCTTCGCGTGTTCGGCTGGCCGATTCGCTGACGAAGGAACTGCTGGGAATCCCCGGCATTGAAACACCGGCGGTGACTCCCGACAGCGTGCACACGTATTGGAAGTACTGTCTGCGAATCGACGAACGAGTCATCGAAGGCGGTGCCGTCGCACTGGGCGCCTCGCTGCGGGAAAAGGGCATTGCCTGTGCACCGCGATACATTCAAAAGCCGGCATTTGAATGTCAGGTGATTCGCGAACAGGTGACATTCGGCACCAGCCGCTGGCCGTTCACGCTGGCTCGCCCGGAAGCCGTTGACTACAGCCGCGAGCGTTTCGTCGGCACCTGGGACGCACTGCAGCATGTGCTCGTCCTTCCGTTCAACGAACTCTACACCGACGAACATATCGCATACCTGGCCACCAACATTCGGGACGCCGCGTCGGCTCTGACGGCGAAAAAGGCGCTGGTGTAA
- a CDS encoding glycosyltransferase, which translates to MSPTTHSDSPDSRPSTSVDRGSVSRAHLLTVNVEDYFHVAAFRKYINANHWYRFESRLERNLDEALTLFSDTQTKATFFVLGWIAEKHPELIRRISQAGHEVASRGFLHQPLPNVPLNELRDDLRRSKAVLEDITGQAVNGFRLSDGWLKRDSMWLLNEVAKAGYTYDSSLMPRRRDFRRDPSRRLIHEVSTEAGKLLELPLSTLPFAGAWCPIAGGNYLRQFPDQLMKRAIDWRIRSEAAPFVMYFQIWELDPEQPTLSVSGRMTRMRHYRKLGKYRQILPEYLNRYNFTSVADHAARADSPLHSLQDRPLRRGGVRADCRCHSATANVRQRSTAGTLWSGQADSRRIPVTIVIPCFNEESSLPYLARTLEHVENVLSPRYQTSFLFVDDCSTDSTSETLTELFHQKSNVRIVRHDVNRGVSAAILTGIDHAETQVVCSMDCDCSYDPLELQHMLPLLTDDVAMVTASPYHRLGRVNNVPGWRLVLSRGLSAMYRVLLNQSLATWTSCFRVYRKLQIIDLPLVENGFLGTAELAAQLALHSRIIVEHPATLEVRLFGLSKMKTLRTIRDHLGLLARIARQKVTGHGPEIATTASDVIADRVESNKALAGMNTGGIAGGASSR; encoded by the coding sequence ATGTCGCCAACCACACATTCAGATTCGCCCGACAGCCGGCCGTCGACTTCGGTCGACCGTGGCTCTGTGTCGCGTGCTCACCTGCTGACGGTCAACGTGGAAGACTACTTTCATGTGGCTGCGTTTCGAAAATACATCAACGCGAATCACTGGTACCGGTTCGAATCCCGGCTGGAACGAAATCTGGACGAGGCGCTGACGCTGTTCAGCGATACTCAGACGAAAGCCACGTTCTTTGTGCTGGGCTGGATTGCGGAGAAGCATCCGGAACTCATTCGCCGGATCAGCCAGGCCGGGCACGAAGTCGCGAGCCGGGGTTTTCTTCATCAGCCATTGCCGAACGTACCGCTGAACGAGCTTCGTGACGACCTGCGACGTTCGAAGGCCGTGCTGGAAGACATCACCGGACAGGCGGTCAACGGTTTCCGGCTGTCGGACGGCTGGCTGAAGCGTGACTCGATGTGGCTGCTGAACGAAGTTGCCAAAGCCGGCTACACGTACGATTCCAGCCTGATGCCGCGTCGTCGAGACTTTCGCCGCGATCCCTCTCGCCGGCTGATTCATGAAGTCAGCACCGAAGCCGGAAAACTGCTGGAACTGCCGCTATCGACGCTGCCGTTTGCCGGAGCCTGGTGTCCGATCGCCGGCGGCAACTATCTGCGGCAATTCCCCGATCAACTGATGAAGCGGGCGATCGACTGGCGGATCCGCAGTGAAGCCGCTCCGTTTGTCATGTACTTTCAGATCTGGGAGCTGGACCCCGAGCAGCCGACGCTGAGCGTTTCCGGTCGCATGACCCGAATGCGGCATTATCGAAAACTCGGCAAGTATCGGCAGATCCTTCCGGAGTACCTGAATCGCTACAATTTCACGTCGGTTGCCGATCATGCCGCGCGAGCAGACAGTCCGCTGCATTCGCTTCAGGACCGACCCCTTCGCCGAGGTGGTGTTCGGGCGGACTGCCGATGCCATTCAGCCACTGCCAACGTTCGGCAGCGGTCCACCGCGGGAACGCTGTGGTCGGGCCAGGCGGATTCCAGGCGAATTCCCGTCACGATTGTGATTCCGTGCTTTAACGAAGAATCGTCGCTGCCATATCTGGCGCGGACTCTGGAGCATGTCGAAAACGTTCTTTCGCCCCGCTATCAGACTTCATTTCTGTTTGTCGACGACTGCAGCACCGACAGCACTTCGGAGACGCTGACGGAGCTGTTTCACCAGAAGTCGAACGTGCGAATCGTCCGTCATGACGTCAACCGCGGAGTGTCCGCCGCAATCCTGACCGGCATCGACCATGCGGAAACGCAGGTGGTGTGTTCGATGGACTGCGACTGTTCCTACGACCCGCTGGAACTGCAGCACATGCTTCCGCTGCTGACGGATGACGTCGCGATGGTCACCGCATCGCCGTACCACCGGCTGGGTCGCGTGAACAACGTTCCCGGCTGGAGGCTGGTTCTGTCCAGGGGCCTGTCTGCGATGTACCGCGTTTTGTTGAATCAATCGCTGGCGACGTGGACCAGCTGTTTCCGGGTCTATCGCAAGCTGCAGATCATTGACCTTCCGCTTGTGGAAAACGGATTTCTGGGGACTGCCGAACTGGCCGCTCAGCTTGCCCTGCACAGCAGAATAATCGTCGAGCATCCGGCGACGCTGGAAGTGCGTCTGTTCGGGCTTTCGAAGATGAAGACGCTGCGAACCATCCGGGATCATCTGGGCCTGCTCGCTCGCATCGCGCGACAGAAGGTCACGGGACACGGCCCGGAAATTGCGACCACCGCCAGCGACGTGATCGCGGATCGTGTTGAGTCCAACAAGGCACTTGCCGGAATGAACACCGGCGGCATCGCAGGAGGCGCCTCGTCCCGATAG